A single window of Balaenoptera acutorostrata chromosome X, mBalAcu1.1, whole genome shotgun sequence DNA harbors:
- the ARHGAP36 gene encoding rho GTPase-activating protein 36 isoform X1, translating into MGGCIPSLKAARTLCPRIMPPLLLLFAFIFLVNVLGGAPGHNPDRRTKMISIHSLSELERLKLQETAYHELVARHFLSEFKPERALPIDRPSTLEKWFLILRGQERGEAVSLKTFGIRLEEVLVNELTRRKQLELRGAMQIEEATGQVAGRRRGNVVQRMFGRIRRFFSRRRDEPSLPREFTRRGRRGAVSVDSLAELEDGALLLQTLQLSRTSFPIGQRLLGSKRKMSLNPIAKQIPQVVEACCSFIEKHGLSTVGIFTLEYSEQRVRKLREEFDQGLDVVLDDSQNVHDVAALLKEFFRDMKDSLLPDDLYMSFLLTATLKPQDQLSALQLLVYLMPPCHSDTLERLLKVLHKITENCEDSIGIDGQLVSGNRMTSTNLALVFGSAILKRGTSAKRESRKTRLGIDHYVASVNVVRAMIDNWDILFQVPPHIQRQVAKRVWKSSPEALDFIRRRNLRKIQSARIKMEEDALLSDPVENSAEARAAVLGQSKPFDEGSSEEPAVPPGTARSHDDDEGAGKPPILEQDRPLLRVPREKEAKTGVGYFFP; encoded by the exons ATGGGAGGCTGCATTCCTTCTCTGAAGGCAGCAAGGACACTGTGCCCCAGAATCATGCCCCCTCTGCTGTTGTTGTTCGCCTTCATTTTTTTAGTGAACGTCCTGGGAGGAGCCCCAGGACACAACCCGGACCGCAGGACCAAGATGATCTCAATACACAGCCTCTCCGAGCTGGAGCGTCTGAAGCTGCAAGAGACTGCTTACCACGAACTCGTGGCCAGGCATTTCCTCTCTGAATTCAAACCTGAAAGAG CTCTACCTATTGACCGTCCAAGCACCTTGGAGAAGTGGTTTCTGATTCTGAGAGGACAAGAGAGGGGTGAAG CGGTATCACTCAAGACGTTTGGCATTCGACTGGAAGAGGTGCTGGTGAACGAGCTTACCCGCCGCAAGCAACTTGAACTGAGAGGCGCGATGCAGATTGAAGAAGCCACCGGTCAGGTTGCGGGCCGTCGTCGAGGAAATGTGGTGCAAAGGATGTTTGGCCGCATCAGGCGCTTTTTCAGTCGCAGGCGGGATGAGCCCTCCTTGCCCCGGGAGTTTACTCGCCGTGGGCGTCGA GGTGCAGTCTCTGTGGATAGCCTGGCTGAACTGGAGGACGGGGCCCTGCTGCTGCAGACCCTGCAACTTTCCAGGACTTCCTTTCCAATTGGCCAGCGACTTCTGGGATCCAAAAGGAAAATGAGCCTCAATCCGATTGCTAAGCAAATCCCCCAGGTTGTTGAGGCTTGCTGCAGCTTCATTGAGAAGCATG GCTTAAGCACAGTCGGGATTTTCACCCTGGAATATTCTGAGCAGAGAGTGCGTAAG cTCCGTGAAGAATTTGATCAAGGTCTGGATGTAGTGCTGGACGACTCTCAGAATGTGCACGATGTGGCCGCACTCCTCAAGGAGTTTTTCCGTGACATGAAGGACTCTCTGCTGCCAGATGATCTGTACATGTCCTTCCTCCTGACAGCAA CTCTGAAGCCACAGGATCAGCTTTCTGCCTTGCAGTTGCTGGTTTACCTGATGCCACCTTGCCACAGTGACACCCTGGAGCGTCTCCTGAAGGTCCTGCATAAGATCACTGAGAACTGCGAGGACTCCATTGGCATTGATGGACAGTTG GTTTCAGGCAATCGAATGACTTCCACCAATTTGGCTTTGGTGTTTGGATCTGCTATCCTGAAGAGGGGGACATCTGCCaagagggagtccaggaaaacaAGACTGGGGATTGACCACTATGTTGCTTCTGTCAATGTGGTCCGTGCCATGATTGATAACTGGGATATCCTCTTTCAG GTGCCTCCCCATATTCAGAGGCAGGTTGCTAAGCGTGTATGGAAATCCAGTCCTGAAGCCCTTGATTTTATCAGACGCAGGAATTTGAGGAAGATCCA GAGTGCACGGATAAAGATGGAAGAGGATGCTTTACTTTCTGATCCAGTGGAAAACTCTGCTGAAGCCCGGGCTGCTGTCCTTGGTCAAAGCAAGCCCTTTGATGAAG
- the ARHGAP36 gene encoding rho GTPase-activating protein 36 isoform X2, translating into MAWMLDCLFASAFEPRPRRVNVLGGAPGHNPDRRTKMISIHSLSELERLKLQETAYHELVARHFLSEFKPERALPIDRPSTLEKWFLILRGQERGEAVSLKTFGIRLEEVLVNELTRRKQLELRGAMQIEEATGQVAGRRRGNVVQRMFGRIRRFFSRRRDEPSLPREFTRRGRRGAVSVDSLAELEDGALLLQTLQLSRTSFPIGQRLLGSKRKMSLNPIAKQIPQVVEACCSFIEKHGLSTVGIFTLEYSEQRVRKLREEFDQGLDVVLDDSQNVHDVAALLKEFFRDMKDSLLPDDLYMSFLLTATLKPQDQLSALQLLVYLMPPCHSDTLERLLKVLHKITENCEDSIGIDGQLVSGNRMTSTNLALVFGSAILKRGTSAKRESRKTRLGIDHYVASVNVVRAMIDNWDILFQVPPHIQRQVAKRVWKSSPEALDFIRRRNLRKIQSARIKMEEDALLSDPVENSAEARAAVLGQSKPFDEGSSEEPAVPPGTARSHDDDEGAGKPPILEQDRPLLRVPREKEAKTGVGYFFP; encoded by the exons ATGGCGTGGATGCTGGACTGCCTTTTCGCCTCGGCCTtcgagccccgcccccgccgtg TGAACGTCCTGGGAGGAGCCCCAGGACACAACCCGGACCGCAGGACCAAGATGATCTCAATACACAGCCTCTCCGAGCTGGAGCGTCTGAAGCTGCAAGAGACTGCTTACCACGAACTCGTGGCCAGGCATTTCCTCTCTGAATTCAAACCTGAAAGAG CTCTACCTATTGACCGTCCAAGCACCTTGGAGAAGTGGTTTCTGATTCTGAGAGGACAAGAGAGGGGTGAAG CGGTATCACTCAAGACGTTTGGCATTCGACTGGAAGAGGTGCTGGTGAACGAGCTTACCCGCCGCAAGCAACTTGAACTGAGAGGCGCGATGCAGATTGAAGAAGCCACCGGTCAGGTTGCGGGCCGTCGTCGAGGAAATGTGGTGCAAAGGATGTTTGGCCGCATCAGGCGCTTTTTCAGTCGCAGGCGGGATGAGCCCTCCTTGCCCCGGGAGTTTACTCGCCGTGGGCGTCGA GGTGCAGTCTCTGTGGATAGCCTGGCTGAACTGGAGGACGGGGCCCTGCTGCTGCAGACCCTGCAACTTTCCAGGACTTCCTTTCCAATTGGCCAGCGACTTCTGGGATCCAAAAGGAAAATGAGCCTCAATCCGATTGCTAAGCAAATCCCCCAGGTTGTTGAGGCTTGCTGCAGCTTCATTGAGAAGCATG GCTTAAGCACAGTCGGGATTTTCACCCTGGAATATTCTGAGCAGAGAGTGCGTAAG cTCCGTGAAGAATTTGATCAAGGTCTGGATGTAGTGCTGGACGACTCTCAGAATGTGCACGATGTGGCCGCACTCCTCAAGGAGTTTTTCCGTGACATGAAGGACTCTCTGCTGCCAGATGATCTGTACATGTCCTTCCTCCTGACAGCAA CTCTGAAGCCACAGGATCAGCTTTCTGCCTTGCAGTTGCTGGTTTACCTGATGCCACCTTGCCACAGTGACACCCTGGAGCGTCTCCTGAAGGTCCTGCATAAGATCACTGAGAACTGCGAGGACTCCATTGGCATTGATGGACAGTTG GTTTCAGGCAATCGAATGACTTCCACCAATTTGGCTTTGGTGTTTGGATCTGCTATCCTGAAGAGGGGGACATCTGCCaagagggagtccaggaaaacaAGACTGGGGATTGACCACTATGTTGCTTCTGTCAATGTGGTCCGTGCCATGATTGATAACTGGGATATCCTCTTTCAG GTGCCTCCCCATATTCAGAGGCAGGTTGCTAAGCGTGTATGGAAATCCAGTCCTGAAGCCCTTGATTTTATCAGACGCAGGAATTTGAGGAAGATCCA GAGTGCACGGATAAAGATGGAAGAGGATGCTTTACTTTCTGATCCAGTGGAAAACTCTGCTGAAGCCCGGGCTGCTGTCCTTGGTCAAAGCAAGCCCTTTGATGAAG